In the genome of Mixta calida, the window ACGGGCACCAGATAAAACAGACTGGTGACGTTAACAATGCTCCCGGCACTGAGCAGGCGGTAAAGCAGCAGCTGCGCCACCACGGAAATCAGCACGCCCAGAAACAGGACTGAGGTGAAAAAGGCCGGGGTATAGCTGACGTGAAAAACATCTGTGGGCAGCAGGCACACGCACAGCACCAGGCTTACCCCGTACTGCAGCGGAAGCACGTCAGCCGGAGACTGGCGGATTTTTTTCTGCATGATGGCACCAAACGTCATAAACAGCAGCGCCGCCAGGGCAAAGACAACGCCGGTTACGGGCAGATGTGACGCAGACAGGCTTCGCCAGACCAGCAGGATAAGCCCTGAAAGCGCCAGCATCAGTCCGGCCAGGCGTAGTCCCTGCATCCTGCGCTCAACGAGGCACAGCGTAAGTATGGGCTGAATACCCATAATGGTGGCAATCAGCCCGGGTGTGACGCCGTGCGCCATGGCCTGGAAGTAACACACCGAATAGCCGCCAATGAGCATCAGGCCGGTCAGAATAACCTGCCGGCGGGAGCCCTTTTCAGGCAGCCACCGGCGGCGAAAAATGCCGATGATCAACAGAGCTCCCAGCGCAATGGCAAAACGGAAAATAAGCAGGGCTAAGGGCGAGGCGTTATCCAGTCCCAGTCGGGTAAATATTGCGGCACAGCCCCAGAGCAGAACAAAACCCGATGTTGCGCCTTGCGAGGCAAAAGCTGATTTACTCAGTGGCATAAATTTGTAGGTCCTTTATCAATCCCGGGCAGCGACGGAATAGCGTTCAGTTGCCGAAAAGTTATCACCTCCGTTGTTATTACAAAAGCGTATGTTTAGCATGCAAAGCATGACCAATCCAGATGGTAAAGTTGCTATGGATATAAATATTCAAAAATACAAAGCCTTCCTGAAAGTCGTGGAGCTGGAAAGTTTTACCAGAGCGG includes:
- a CDS encoding DMT family transporter; translation: MPLSKSAFASQGATSGFVLLWGCAAIFTRLGLDNASPLALLIFRFAIALGALLIIGIFRRRWLPEKGSRRQVILTGLMLIGGYSVCYFQAMAHGVTPGLIATIMGIQPILTLCLVERRMQGLRLAGLMLALSGLILLVWRSLSASHLPVTGVVFALAALLFMTFGAIMQKKIRQSPADVLPLQYGVSLVLCVCLLPTDVFHVSYTPAFFTSVLFLGVLISVVAQLLLYRLLSAGSIVNVTSLFYLVPVITAVLDYLLLGNTLPWSGVAGMGAILLGIMMVFRAPRPQMA